The following nucleotide sequence is from Citrus sinensis cultivar Valencia sweet orange chromosome 6, DVS_A1.0, whole genome shotgun sequence.
GAAATGAAATAGAAGTATAAGCCAGGCTGTGCCTTGCAGTTTGCAACAACCACGGCCTGTCACTGAGAGCAATCATGTCTGCGTCAAGCAAGTCACTCAGAGGAACAAGGAAAACAGGAGTGATGCCAATGCGACGGGTGGCAATCAATTGAAGATTAATCGGAAGCTCATCTTTGGACTCTTCAGATAAATTAAAAGCAGACATTTCTGAACCAAAAGAACTAGTAGCCGCTATACCTGATCGAATATTCTCTGTATTTCTGAAAGTGGCACTAATAGGACTGTGAATGGGTGCAACAGATGAAGGTATATTAGAGTCAGGAGGCCACTCAAACCGAAGGAGCATTCCATTCCTCAACCCCGCAAGAACATAAAACTGATCAGCCAACACAAGTCTCACATCTTGAGGAATGCAGCCACTAATAGCAGTTCCCATAGTATTTGTCAACACAATTGACCCAGAAGCAAGAACTCTCAACCCTTCCTTGGGTACAAATGACAGAACTTCCACTGAAGGCCTATGTGTGCCAATAACAAAGGTATAACCAATGATAACTCCAGCTGGAAGTGCAGGCACACTGCTATTACTCACAAGACTGATGGGAGAACTTGATTTTCTTCGCTCAGGATGTTTTTGAGGTATGGAAATGCATGATAACTCACTCTGCAATCTCATATGTTGCATCTCATATATTTCATAATGACTCACTGAGAGTGATCTGACCCCAAGAATAAATAGGAAGCATGGATTAGAAGTAGAAACAATTATCATATTATGAGCAACTGCCCCCAAACTGATGCTTACGTGTTCTGGGAACCAAGATGTACAAACTGGATATGACAACGGGATACCCCCAGAATGGGCAACCATGGTTGGCATACAAAGCCTAACAGCATTTTGGTGAATCTGAACCAGCAAACCATCAGCGACAAGCCCACATGCCAAAGTACAGACATCAGGCCGGAAACCAACAGAATCAGTCACATCAGTAAAGTTTAGGCCTACTCTTAGCACCCTGGTCTCTTCAACAAATGATAGTACAAGAAAAGAATGATATGGATCAGATACTTTCATCCGAACTGTCCAAGTACCAGTAATGCCCTGATATATAGGGGCAGTTCTCAATAGTTTTTCTAAACTTATACCACTCCGAATAATCCTTAATGATCCCTCTGGTGCCACTCCACAGCATGCAAACATTTGATCACGTTTTTCATCATGGTAATCCACAACTGACATGTCTAATATCGGTGCAATGTTTTGAATGGGACTTGTGTATACTAAtcttccattttcttctttcaagACCATTCCATCCCCCATTTCTACAAATGCAGACAGGAACCTCCCTTCAACCCACAAAAGTGCCTTGCATGGTGGGCCTTTGTAAAGACATTCTGACAGATGAACTTTATGGCCATCAGAACCAAAAGCAATTTCAATCATAAAAAACTCACCTGTATCCACACAAAACACCATCTTTGGAATCTTATCAGTTTCTGGTTCCCAACTCCACGAGCACACATGTTTGGAGGGCTCTTTTGCATTGCCACTGTCACTATCTATACACATGGGATCATAATCGCGTAGCTCCAATAAAGCACATGCTGCAACATTGAACAAaccttcatcatcaacatcatgTACTCTACAAGACTCgtcaacaaaattttgttcCTCTAGAGCAGGGGGTAAAAAGTTCAGGCTTGTTCTATAAACGCAAGAGGGATTGTGAGGATCTCTAAGATCCATTAATAATGCATCACCAATCCTAAACACAAAGGCAAATCCATAAGAACGTGGAACTTCAACAACACAATGTGCCAGTGGTCCAGCTTCAAAAAAACATGAAAGCACACTTATAGCATGTTCCCTAATATTCCATCCCACTAGCAGCAATTCGTTCAAGAGCGCCCCTCTCCTGCAGGaccaaattttaatatcttagCAGGAAACatcaaccaaaaaagaaaagaaagaacgAGAGAACAACTTTCAACTCGTAGGatcaaaaaaatggagaacataaataaaaataccctGAGTAGAAAATTAACATATAGAATAATCATACCTATTCAGAATAATGGCTAGTATCGGATTATGCTCCTTACTTGGTTGACGAGGATCGGTTGAAATAAAGCACATGCTCCATATTGTACCACTTATACTGTTTTTTTGGGCAATTCTGGAAGCAGATGTGTCCACTTCACTTTCAGAAGGATAACATATTTTCTGAAATAGTGACATACAAGGGTATCAGTAACTGTACAAAATAAGCCCCTTTGGCACTGCACACAGAATGCATTGACAGAAGAAAATGTTCCACAAAAGGAATATAATACGTACTCTAAAACATATGAGCAAATATTATCAACAATATCACCTTATCAATAATATCACTTCCAGAAGACATTGAGAGGGAAAACAAACCCAATCGATCTTCATATGCACTAACAGCAATGAGGCAGCCACTGAGAAAGCAAAACAGCACAGATTAGGAGAATTGGGAGGAATGTCTGatgcaaattaaaacaaatgaaagaggTAAAAAATGTCAAGTTGCcgcattttatttaaacagaTATGTAGAAACTATTGATGCCCTTTCTTATTGGCAAAGGAATGAGCAAGCATCCCTTTTGCAATTACAAGAAATAGTTTGCATAGTGCTGTCCATCTAAAAGCTGTACTATAAAAGGGGAAGGGAGGAATAAAATAAAGCCTAGAGTCCAATTTTGGAAagataagagaaaataaaaagggcAAGATAACCAAAATAAAGATTAGTTCACAGCCATGCACATATGACGCATAGCCTAAAGAACAgccagccaaaaaaaaaattgaaaagatttttttcctATCCTAGTGTCAAAGGTGACTTGCCTGGAATCAACCGCCAGCATTCTTCCAAGTTGATGCcttgagtttcctggatttGAAAGATGAACCTGTGCCACCGGGAAAAACCTACctcaaaagacaaaaatgaataatttatcaCCAAAGTAAGCATCCTCAAGATTCAGTAAAACCATTCCTTATCCACAGACAAGCTATATTAAGCAAGAAAATTCAGAAACCTGTGCATTTCATTGCAAAAAGCGAGAAATGAGAGCTTCCCCGAATCAGAAATAACAACCAGAAGGTCTTTCCCCATCAACTACAGAAGGAAAAAGTGAATCAGGGAATAAAATGGTTACAGAAGGACCAGGTAAATGTCACTATCAAAGGATAATTGCCTTTCATAAAAGGTAATTTCTTTAATCAGTACAAAGATTTAGTTAAAACTAAGTTCTCTATAACTACCTGCGAATTCTGAGCATTGAACTTTTTGTTCCAAGGTACAACAGCAAGGTCCTTAATTGTGCCAAATACAGCCTGCTCACAAACTGATTGTACAATCCCATCTTCACCAATTATTACTAACTCTATTGACGTCTCCTAAAAAATGCCATCACCAAAATACTGTCAGACTAGTACATAATAGCAAGCGctcaagaataaataaataaaaaccacaATGTCAAGTTGCATTTAAGTAAAAACATGCACGCAATGACAGGTTTCCATTTTCAGTTCTCCAACAATGAAGCTCCAGCAGCTGCTTGATTCTACTTTTAGTAACATTTCAAAGTGACAATTTTCAATCAACTTTCACCAGAACGCGATTAAGTTTCAATACACGCAATACGTGAGAAAACTGAAATCGAGGACCTTGCCGAATACGACGTCGTTGGAGGTCGGAGAGCGGAGATGCCCGTGGGCGACCTGAAGAACGACGCTTCCTTTAAGAACGCATTTGGCAAGGTAATGAATGTTCCGAGGAGGCGACGCGGGGGCCGACGATGAAGACGGTGACGATCGCGACTTCGCCGTCGAGCACACTTCCTCCGAAACCGCCATCACGATTGATGTTTTCTTGTTATCGTGATGAAGAAGCTAGGGCTTATCGGTTTGTTCGTTCCTTTGTACTATATCAAAGGAAATGGAAGCTTTTAGGGCACTGGATTATTCATGGCGAATTGAACTGAATGAACATCGTAGGTGAATCCAGTTGAGAGGGGGCGCTGCGTATGAAACTGCAACTCCTGTATTATTGCAAATGTccttttcatttctttgttGTTATTAGTGATCAGTGAATAGAATGACGAATTTTTAAccattttggtaatttatgATAAGTTTGGGGCTTGAAAAGACTCTGGCTTCTGACTTTCTGCTATCCTTTCATGGGAAAGTCCTTTATGCCTTATCCTAGGGGGTGACAATGACAtgtttctaaaattattagtagAAATTTGTAGTTAATTTACTTGGTAAGGTTAGTTAAGGCTTAAAAATGGTACTACAAATTTGTTGTAACGTTTAGGAATGCAAAATCTTGTGTAAACTGCTGATTTGCCATCAAAATattgattgattgaatttCACCTGTACCTagattcatttattatattaaattttacattttatctAACTAATAATGTATAAACAGCCAGTTTCCATTCTCACTAAGCATTCAATTCATAActagaaattaataatgtcgGGACTCCGT
It contains:
- the LOC102624787 gene encoding uncharacterized protein LOC102624787 isoform X2, with protein sequence MKCTGRFFPVAQVHLSNPGNSRHQLGRMLAVDSSGCLIAVSAYEDRLGLFSLSMSSGSDIIDKKICYPSESEVDTSASRIAQKNSISGTIWSMCFISTDPRQPSKEHNPILAIILNRRGALLNELLLVGWNIREHAISVLSCFFEAGPLAHCVVEVPRSYGFAFVFRIGDALLMDLRDPHNPSCVYRTSLNFLPPALEEQNFVDESCRVHDVDDEGLFNVAACALLELRDYDPMCIDSDSGNAKEPSKHVCSWSWEPETDKIPKMVFCVDTGEFFMIEIAFGSDGHKVHLSECLYKGPPCKALLWVEGRFLSAFVEMGDGMVLKEENGRLVYTSPIQNIAPILDMSVVDYHDEKRDQMFACCGVAPEGSLRIIRSGISLEKLLRTAPIYQGITGTWTVRMKVSDPYHSFLVLSFVEETRVLRVGLNFTDVTDSVGFRPDVCTLACGLVADGLLVQIHQNAVRLCMPTMVAHSGGIPLSYPVCTSWFPEHVSISLGAVAHNMIIVSTSNPCFLFILGVRSLSVSHYEIYEMQHMRLQSELSCISIPQKHPERRKSSSPISLVSNSSVPALPAGVIIGYTFVIGTHRPSVEVLSFVPKEGLRVLASGSIVLTNTMGTAISGCIPQDVRLVLADQFYVLAGLRNGMLLRFEWPPDSNIPSSVAPIHSPISATFRNTENIRSGIAATSSFGSEMSAFNLSEESKDELPINLQLIATRRIGITPVFLVPLSDLLDADMIALSDRPWLLQTARHSLAYTSISFQPSTHATPVCSVECPKGILFVAENSLNLVEMVHNKRLNVPKFHLGGTPKKVLYHSESRLLIVMRTELNNDTCSSDICCVDPLSGSVLSSFKLELGETGKSMELVRVGHEQVLVVGTSLSSGPAIMPSGEAESTKGRLIVLCIEHMQNSDCGSMTFCSKAGSSSQRTSPFREIVGYATEQLSSSSLCSSPDDASCDGIKLEETETWQLRLAYSTTWPGMVLAICPYLDRYFLASAGNAFYVCGFPNDNPQRVRRFAVGRTRFMIMLLTAHFTRIAVGDCRDGILFYSYHEDARKLEQIYCDPSQRLVADCVLMDVDTAVVSDRKGSIAVLSCSDRLEDNASPECNLTPNCAYHMGEIAVSIRKGSFIYKLPADDTLGDCLASFESSQTTIIASTLLGSIVIFIPISSEEYELLEAVQARLAIHPLTAPLLGNDHNEFRSRENPVGVPKILDGDMLSQFLELTSTQQEAVLSFTLGSFDTIKASSKLPPSSPIPVNQVVQLLERVHYALN
- the LOC102624787 gene encoding uncharacterized protein LOC102624787 isoform X3 — its product is MCFISTDPRQPSKEHNPILAIILNRRGALLNELLLVGWNIREHAISVLSCFFEAGPLAHCVVEVPRSYGFAFVFRIGDALLMDLRDPHNPSCVYRTSLNFLPPALEEQNFVDESCRVHDVDDEGLFNVAACALLELRDYDPMCIDSDSGNAKEPSKHVCSWSWEPETDKIPKMVFCVDTGEFFMIEIAFGSDGHKVHLSECLYKGPPCKALLWVEGRFLSAFVEMGDGMVLKEENGRLVYTSPIQNIAPILDMSVVDYHDEKRDQMFACCGVAPEGSLRIIRSGISLEKLLRTAPIYQGITGTWTVRMKVSDPYHSFLVLSFVEETRVLRVGLNFTDVTDSVGFRPDVCTLACGLVADGLLVQIHQNAVRLCMPTMVAHSGGIPLSYPVCTSWFPEHVSISLGAVAHNMIIVSTSNPCFLFILGVRSLSVSHYEIYEMQHMRLQSELSCISIPQKHPERRKSSSPISLVSNSSVPALPAGVIIGYTFVIGTHRPSVEVLSFVPKEGLRVLASGSIVLTNTMGTAISGCIPQDVRLVLADQFYVLAGLRNGMLLRFEWPPDSNIPSSVAPIHSPISATFRNTENIRSGIAATSSFGSEMSAFNLSEESKDELPINLQLIATRRIGITPVFLVPLSDLLDADMIALSDRPWLLQTARHSLAYTSISFQPSTHATPVCSVECPKGILFVAENSLNLVEMVHNKRLNVPKFHLGGTPKKVLYHSESRLLIVMRTELNNDTCSSDICCVDPLSGSVLSSFKLELGETGKSMELVRVGHEQVLVVGTSLSSGPAIMPSGEAESTKGRLIVLCIEHMQNSDCGSMTFCSKAGSSSQRTSPFREIVGYATEQLSSSSLCSSPDDASCDGIKLEETETWQLRLAYSTTWPGMVLAICPYLDRYFLASAGNAFYVCGFPNDNPQRVRRFAVGRTRFMIMLLTAHFTRIAVGDCRDGILFYSYHEDARKLEQIYCDPSQRLVADCVLMDVDTAVVSDRKGSIAVLSCSDRLEDNASPECNLTPNCAYHMGEIAVSIRKGSFIYKLPADDTLGDCLASFESSQTTIIASTLLGSIVIFIPISSEEYELLEAVQARLAIHPLTAPLLGNDHNEFRSRENPVGVPKILDGDMLSQFLELTSTQQEAVLSFTLGSFDTIKASSKLPPSSPIPVNQVVQLLERVHYALN
- the LOC102624787 gene encoding uncharacterized protein LOC102624787 isoform X1, whose product is MAVSEEVCSTAKSRSSPSSSSAPASPPRNIHYLAKCVLKGSVVLQVAHGHLRSPTSNDVVFGKETSIELVIIGEDGIVQSVCEQAVFGTIKDLAVVPWNKKFNAQNSQLMGKDLLVVISDSGKLSFLAFCNEMHRFFPVAQVHLSNPGNSRHQLGRMLAVDSSGCLIAVSAYEDRLGLFSLSMSSGSDIIDKKICYPSESEVDTSASRIAQKNSISGTIWSMCFISTDPRQPSKEHNPILAIILNRRGALLNELLLVGWNIREHAISVLSCFFEAGPLAHCVVEVPRSYGFAFVFRIGDALLMDLRDPHNPSCVYRTSLNFLPPALEEQNFVDESCRVHDVDDEGLFNVAACALLELRDYDPMCIDSDSGNAKEPSKHVCSWSWEPETDKIPKMVFCVDTGEFFMIEIAFGSDGHKVHLSECLYKGPPCKALLWVEGRFLSAFVEMGDGMVLKEENGRLVYTSPIQNIAPILDMSVVDYHDEKRDQMFACCGVAPEGSLRIIRSGISLEKLLRTAPIYQGITGTWTVRMKVSDPYHSFLVLSFVEETRVLRVGLNFTDVTDSVGFRPDVCTLACGLVADGLLVQIHQNAVRLCMPTMVAHSGGIPLSYPVCTSWFPEHVSISLGAVAHNMIIVSTSNPCFLFILGVRSLSVSHYEIYEMQHMRLQSELSCISIPQKHPERRKSSSPISLVSNSSVPALPAGVIIGYTFVIGTHRPSVEVLSFVPKEGLRVLASGSIVLTNTMGTAISGCIPQDVRLVLADQFYVLAGLRNGMLLRFEWPPDSNIPSSVAPIHSPISATFRNTENIRSGIAATSSFGSEMSAFNLSEESKDELPINLQLIATRRIGITPVFLVPLSDLLDADMIALSDRPWLLQTARHSLAYTSISFQPSTHATPVCSVECPKGILFVAENSLNLVEMVHNKRLNVPKFHLGGTPKKVLYHSESRLLIVMRTELNNDTCSSDICCVDPLSGSVLSSFKLELGETGKSMELVRVGHEQVLVVGTSLSSGPAIMPSGEAESTKGRLIVLCIEHMQNSDCGSMTFCSKAGSSSQRTSPFREIVGYATEQLSSSSLCSSPDDASCDGIKLEETETWQLRLAYSTTWPGMVLAICPYLDRYFLASAGNAFYVCGFPNDNPQRVRRFAVGRTRFMIMLLTAHFTRIAVGDCRDGILFYSYHEDARKLEQIYCDPSQRLVADCVLMDVDTAVVSDRKGSIAVLSCSDRLEDNASPECNLTPNCAYHMGEIAVSIRKGSFIYKLPADDTLGDCLASFESSQTTIIASTLLGSIVIFIPISSEEYELLEAVQARLAIHPLTAPLLGNDHNEFRSRENPVGVPKILDGDMLSQFLELTSTQQEAVLSFTLGSFDTIKASSKLPPSSPIPVNQVVQLLERVHYALN